A genomic window from Planococcus rifietoensis includes:
- a CDS encoding response regulator transcription factor: MIRILAVDDDLHMLQFVAGELRQHGYEVISAENGEQALARLEQQTVDLAIVDVMMPGIDGFELTERIHTDYDIPVILLTARHHIEDKERGFLAGSDDYLVKPFESKELLFRVKAILRRYDHPANNTLTAGSLTIDLKSYELRSPNGLSFIPLKEFELLALLASKPRHVFTRDAIIESVWGLDFQGDEQTINVHIKRLRTRLEQFAPDVKIVTVRGVGYKLEADS; the protein is encoded by the coding sequence ATGATCCGCATTCTCGCAGTAGACGACGATTTACATATGCTTCAGTTTGTCGCCGGGGAGCTCCGGCAACATGGCTACGAAGTGATATCCGCCGAAAACGGTGAACAGGCATTGGCGCGTCTCGAACAGCAGACGGTAGACCTCGCGATTGTCGATGTCATGATGCCCGGAATCGACGGTTTTGAATTAACCGAACGCATCCACACAGACTACGATATCCCGGTCATCCTCTTGACAGCGCGCCACCATATCGAAGACAAAGAACGCGGATTTCTCGCCGGATCTGATGATTATTTGGTCAAACCGTTCGAATCCAAGGAATTGCTGTTCCGTGTCAAAGCGATTTTGCGCCGTTACGACCACCCCGCAAACAATACCCTTACGGCAGGGTCTTTAACGATCGACTTAAAAAGCTACGAACTGCGCTCGCCGAACGGCTTGTCGTTTATCCCATTAAAAGAATTTGAGCTGCTCGCCTTGCTCGCCTCGAAACCGCGCCACGTATTTACGCGAGACGCCATTATCGAAAGCGTATGGGGGCTCGATTTTCAAGGGGACGAACAGACCATCAACGTCCACATCAAACGGCTGCGCACGAGGCTCGAGCAATTCGCGCCGGATGTCAAGATTGTCACGGTGCGCGGCGTCGGCTATAAACTGGAGGCCGACTCATGA
- a CDS encoding EAL domain-containing protein has product MNCNNCSVSTLTFDIRLSGELNHSIIPIAIDHLERQGLDVSLKDSRLRMGEFGAREFLSFCEDLLETELAEFRINQESYQPITDMHQVFDMEWIDEVIQNERIVSHFQPIVDQDRNVFAYEMLARFHDADGKVIYPNTIFPAAKSRGRLYALDRVCRMTAVRAAGQLSGEKAFINFIPTSIYSPEFCLRSTIDLAHQTGVDPNQLVFEVVESEKVDDLEHLKHILGYYKSRGFQYALDDVGEGYSTAEVLGELKPHFMKLDMQYVNGVSQDAAKQKVAQSFLEKAQAVGSTPLAEGIETEEDFLWLKAQGYELFQGYYFGKPAAAPLAAKTAS; this is encoded by the coding sequence TTGAACTGCAATAATTGTTCTGTCTCGACACTGACTTTTGATATTCGCCTGAGCGGTGAATTAAACCATTCCATCATTCCTATTGCCATAGATCATTTAGAACGCCAAGGCTTGGACGTCTCTTTGAAAGACAGCCGGCTGCGCATGGGCGAGTTCGGCGCTCGTGAATTTTTGAGTTTTTGTGAAGACCTGCTGGAAACCGAATTGGCTGAATTTCGCATCAACCAGGAAAGCTACCAGCCGATTACCGACATGCACCAAGTATTCGATATGGAATGGATCGATGAAGTCATCCAAAACGAACGCATCGTTTCCCATTTCCAGCCGATCGTCGATCAAGACCGCAACGTCTTCGCCTATGAAATGCTCGCACGGTTCCATGACGCCGACGGAAAAGTCATTTATCCGAACACGATCTTCCCTGCCGCCAAAAGCCGTGGCCGCTTGTATGCACTTGACCGCGTCTGCCGGATGACCGCTGTCCGTGCGGCTGGCCAATTGTCCGGCGAAAAAGCATTCATCAATTTCATCCCGACTTCGATTTACTCGCCGGAATTTTGCCTTCGTTCAACGATCGACCTGGCTCATCAGACAGGCGTCGACCCGAACCAATTGGTGTTCGAAGTTGTCGAATCCGAGAAAGTCGATGACCTCGAGCATTTGAAACATATCCTCGGCTATTACAAATCGAGAGGCTTCCAATATGCACTCGATGACGTGGGCGAAGGCTATAGCACCGCCGAAGTGCTCGGCGAACTCAAGCCGCATTTCATGAAACTCGACATGCAATACGTCAATGGTGTGTCACAGGATGCAGCAAAGCAAAAAGTGGCGCAAAGCTTCCTCGAAAAAGCCCAGGCAGTCGGCTCAACGCCGCTTGCAGAAGGCATCGAAACCGAAGAAGATTTCCTATGGCTGAAAGCACAAGGCTATGAACTGTTTCAAGGCTATTACTTCGGCAAGCCGGCGGCAGCACCGCTTGCGGCGAAAACGGCTTCATAA
- a CDS encoding iron chaperone: MNEFEEYLAKIDNPDHRERVEEVLKWVTETYPQLVPRVAWNQPMFTDHGTFIIAFSTAKKHMAVAPEKAAIDRFEQDLEAGGHSSTKQLIRMSWDRPVDYALLGKLIEFNIEDKADYEKFWR, from the coding sequence ATGAATGAATTTGAAGAGTATTTGGCGAAAATCGACAACCCGGACCACCGTGAACGGGTCGAAGAAGTATTGAAATGGGTCACGGAAACCTATCCTCAGCTCGTTCCGCGTGTTGCGTGGAATCAGCCGATGTTTACCGATCATGGCACCTTTATCATCGCGTTCAGCACCGCGAAAAAACATATGGCGGTGGCACCGGAAAAAGCAGCGATCGACCGCTTCGAGCAGGACCTTGAAGCAGGCGGCCATTCGAGCACGAAGCAATTGATCCGCATGAGCTGGGACCGTCCCGTCGATTACGCATTGCTTGGTAAATTGATTGAATTCAATATCGAAGACAAAGCGGATTATGAGAAGTTTTGGCGGTAA
- a CDS encoding PaaI family thioesterase — translation MPKRIDEQALHQQHYAEIRNKVASDPYAKSLGIRLTKFEETLAEAELVVQDHMVNAYGTAHGAVIYALADHVMSVASNAHGKVSVGLSTNAQFIQAAKPGDLLTARAIETKRNFRVGFYRIDVLRGDEIIATVDGVAYRKDQYFVETEDE, via the coding sequence ATGCCAAAACGAATCGATGAACAAGCACTCCATCAACAACATTACGCGGAAATTCGCAATAAAGTGGCAAGCGACCCTTATGCCAAGTCGCTCGGCATCCGTTTGACGAAATTCGAAGAGACGCTGGCCGAGGCGGAGCTGGTCGTGCAAGATCACATGGTCAATGCGTATGGAACTGCGCACGGTGCGGTCATTTACGCACTCGCTGACCATGTCATGTCGGTCGCAAGCAATGCGCACGGCAAAGTATCGGTCGGTTTGTCGACCAATGCCCAGTTTATCCAAGCAGCAAAACCGGGAGACCTGTTGACGGCGCGCGCGATCGAGACGAAGCGCAATTTCCGTGTCGGTTTCTACCGCATAGACGTGCTGCGCGGAGACGAGATCATCGCGACGGTTGACGGGGTAGCGTACCGAAAAGATCAGTATTTCGTGGAAACGGAAGACGAATGA
- a CDS encoding mechanosensitive ion channel family protein: MLLTIQPEELTERWYDVFEKIEWTEVLLFLFYVACIFLVRAIVLGISRRLSTNRVFRHVDPVLRSLLNWATTYGILLFMIFYFSNSGWMFDRLFEIGNVEITAFLLILVVLIVSLANRASKIITRYILPNVYQRYHLDRGMSYTFDRMFHYTVMAIAIVVSLTTVGLDLSALTVFAGVLGVGIGFGLQNIASNFISGIILLFERPIKVGDRVIIDDLIGDVDKISMRSTVIKTIHNEHVIVPNSYFLEEQVVNRSYGDPRMRLVVPVGVAYGTDADKVKKVLLQAAQEEEQAGGVVLSDPVPFVNFAAFGESSLDFELMVWIDNSNQVISTKSALNFRINRLFAEHEIEIPFPQRDLHIKSMPDMKQQ, translated from the coding sequence ATGCTATTGACGATTCAACCGGAAGAGCTGACCGAGCGCTGGTATGATGTCTTCGAAAAAATTGAATGGACAGAAGTATTGCTGTTCTTGTTTTATGTGGCGTGTATTTTTCTTGTTAGGGCAATTGTGCTCGGCATTTCTCGCCGCTTAAGCACCAATCGGGTCTTCCGCCACGTTGACCCTGTGCTCCGGAGCTTGTTGAACTGGGCCACAACCTATGGGATTTTGCTGTTTATGATTTTTTATTTTTCCAATTCGGGCTGGATGTTTGATCGCCTGTTTGAAATCGGCAATGTCGAAATCACAGCGTTCCTATTAATCCTTGTCGTCTTGATTGTGTCGCTTGCCAACCGGGCGTCGAAAATCATCACGCGTTATATTTTGCCGAATGTCTATCAGCGCTACCACTTGGACCGTGGCATGAGCTACACATTCGATAGGATGTTCCATTATACAGTGATGGCCATCGCCATCGTCGTCAGCTTGACGACGGTCGGCTTGGATTTAAGTGCCTTGACGGTGTTCGCCGGTGTGCTTGGCGTCGGGATCGGTTTTGGTCTGCAGAACATCGCCTCGAACTTCATTTCAGGGATCATCTTGCTGTTCGAGCGGCCAATTAAAGTCGGCGACCGGGTGATCATCGATGATTTGATCGGCGATGTCGATAAAATTTCGATGCGCTCGACCGTCATCAAGACGATTCACAATGAACACGTCATCGTGCCGAACTCCTATTTTTTGGAGGAGCAAGTGGTTAACCGTTCCTACGGCGATCCGCGCATGCGGCTTGTGGTGCCGGTCGGTGTCGCATATGGAACGGATGCCGACAAAGTGAAAAAAGTATTGCTGCAAGCTGCACAAGAAGAAGAACAAGCAGGCGGTGTCGTCTTGTCAGATCCGGTACCGTTCGTCAATTTCGCTGCGTTCGGCGAGTCGTCGCTCGATTTTGAGCTGATGGTCTGGATCGACAACTCGAACCAAGTCATTTCCACAAAAAGTGCATTGAATTTCCGCATCAACCGACTGTTTGCGGAACACGAGATTGAAATCCCATTCCCTCAGCGCGATCTGCATATTAAGAGCATGCCTGACATGAAGCAGCAATAA
- a CDS encoding DinB family protein, producing the protein MNEEIMFRQWKTWRGMIIKLVDKMSEEEADQMPTPFRNSIRWNAGHLATGIDSFVSKSLGTEPFLPQRYKELFASGTSPQNWEGEVPSLEELKQVLRDQPDQIERVTAGKLDSKLLEPFLGMETLGEVLAFMISHDALHLGTMSAIRKTIKIQ; encoded by the coding sequence ATGAATGAAGAAATAATGTTTCGGCAATGGAAAACCTGGCGCGGCATGATCATCAAACTGGTGGATAAGATGAGCGAAGAAGAAGCAGACCAAATGCCGACACCGTTCCGCAACTCGATCCGCTGGAATGCGGGGCATTTGGCAACCGGAATCGATAGTTTCGTCTCGAAATCACTCGGCACGGAGCCATTTTTGCCGCAACGCTATAAAGAATTATTTGCCAGCGGCACATCACCGCAAAACTGGGAAGGCGAAGTGCCGTCATTAGAAGAACTCAAGCAGGTGCTGCGCGACCAGCCCGACCAGATTGAGCGTGTGACTGCCGGCAAGCTCGACAGCAAATTGCTCGAGCCATTTCTTGGCATGGAGACGCTCGGGGAAGTCTTGGCGTTCATGATTTCGCATGATGCGCTTCATCTCGGAACGATGAGCGCTATCCGCAAAACGATTAAAATTCAATAA
- a CDS encoding HIT family protein → MSGISRHKEQGCLGCRLANGELPAHMVYENEWVACFLDHDPFNEGHVLILPKAHYRFIDEMDDTTALAILNASQVMSRAIRELYAPFGITQTQNGGGPDELTHFHLHIVPREKNQPFASFYTGDEWDNAALKNQLADTRTQLAAAVEKQLSGFPGK, encoded by the coding sequence ATGAGTGGAATTTCACGACATAAAGAACAAGGTTGCTTAGGGTGCAGGCTGGCAAACGGCGAGCTGCCGGCGCACATGGTGTATGAAAACGAGTGGGTTGCGTGTTTTTTGGACCACGATCCATTCAATGAAGGGCATGTACTCATTTTACCGAAAGCCCATTACCGGTTTATCGACGAGATGGACGATACTACGGCACTTGCCATTTTAAACGCGTCACAAGTAATGAGCCGGGCCATCCGGGAACTTTACGCGCCGTTTGGCATTACGCAGACGCAAAATGGCGGCGGGCCTGATGAATTGACGCATTTTCATTTGCATATCGTGCCAAGAGAGAAAAATCAGCCCTTCGCGAGTTTCTATACAGGAGATGAGTGGGACAATGCAGCGTTGAAGAACCAACTGGCCGACACGCGCACTCAATTGGCGGCGGCTGTTGAAAAGCAACTCTCGGGGTTTCCCGGGAAATAA